The following coding sequences are from one Eucalyptus grandis isolate ANBG69807.140 chromosome 11, ASM1654582v1, whole genome shotgun sequence window:
- the LOC120289531 gene encoding rust resistance kinase Lr10-like: MPFVAIFLIYKYRRRHIAMDKDIEEFLQAHNNFLPIRYSYSNIKKITRNFKHKLGEGGYGSVYKGMLRSGNEVAIKILKQSKAHGQDFISEVATIGRIHHVNIVQLIGFCFEGSKQALVYNFMSNGSLDKHIFTKEGDKFLDYKKIYEIALGVARGIEYLHRGCDMQILHFDIKPHNILLDKNFTPKVSDFGLAKLYPIDHSIVSMTAARGTLGYMAPELFYKNLGGVSYKADVYSFGMLLMEMASRRKNVNANVEHSSQIYFPLWVYDHINEGESVDMDEIVGEEREVIKKMIIVALWCIQLIPDHRPPINKVLEMFERDIGNIQMPPKPLMYPPDEPIDDDIVEMELETFSTSSSTPIISASFPFGDSSGV, encoded by the coding sequence ATGCCATTTGTTGCGATATTTCTGATCTACAAGTATAGAAGAAGGCACATAGCAATGGACAAGGATATTGAAGAATTCTTGCAGGCTCATAACAACTTTTtgcccataaggtactcttactcgAATATCAAGAAGATCACCAGAAATTTTAAGCACAAATTAGGTGAAGGGGGTTACGGTTCTGTGTACAAAGGAATGCTGAGAAGCGGCAATGAGGTAGCCATCAAGATTTTAAAGCAATCCAAGGCCCATGGCCAAGATTTTATTAGTGAAGTAGCTACTATTGGAAGAATTCACCACGTTAATATAGTGCAACTCAttggtttttgctttgaagGCTCGAAACAGGCTCTCGTGTACAACTTCATGTCAAATGGATCTTTAGATAAGCATATTTTCACAAAGGAAGGTGATAAGTTTcttgattataagaaaatatatgaGATCGCTCTTGGGGTGGCGAGGGGGATTGAATATTTACATCGTGGGTGTGATATGCAAATTCTCCACTTTGATATCAAGCCTCACAACATTCTTTTAGATAAGAATTTCACACCGaaagtttctgattttggaCTCGCGAAACTTTATCCCATTGATCATAGCATAGTTTCAATGACTGCTGCAAGAGGAACTTTGGGATATATGGCACCTGAGTTGTTCTACAAAAACCTCGGTGGTGTATCTTATAAAGCagatgtctatagctttgggATGTTGCTCATGGAAATGGCAAGTAGAAGgaaaaatgtaaatgcaaatgtggaacactcaagccaaatttattttccgcTATGGGTGTATGACCACATCAATGAAGGAGAAAGTGTTGACATGGATGAAATTGTTGGAGAGGAAAGGGAGGTgataaaaaagatgataatagtTGCACTTTGGTGTATACAATTAATTCCTGACCATCGGCCTCCAATAAACAAAGTCTTAGAAATGTTTGAAAGAGATATTGGTAATATTCAAATGCCTCCAAAACCGCTTATGTACCCACCAGATGAGCCAATTGACGACGACATAGTCGAAATGGAATTAGAAACATTTTCAACTTCATCAAGTACTCCCATAATTTCTGCTAGTTTTCCGTTTGGAGACAGTAGTGGTGTCTAG